The proteins below are encoded in one region of Sedimentibacter sp. zth1:
- a CDS encoding YibE/F family protein: protein MKKVIIIVIMLQMMFALGTFAFAEMVESMNSDNIYSEKALVLEVESQDILSNDNEFDDNFIYDEIQIVTLKVLTGEYKGQIVTVENYLGGNKVSDIRVEKGQRVILSFDEFEDGSKKAYINSYERDRSIYILLVIFILAILVVGKMQGLKTLITLAITVLIVFMFTIPMILKAYNPIIISVVSCVFITIITLFIISGINEKSFSAIISTAISVVISGVLAYVIGHFARLTGMDMTEGTMLIHLPQNIDFDFRGLLFAGIIIGTLGAAMDMCMSVTSSMHEIMRHNEGISLKQLFNSGLKVGKDVMGTMTNTLILAYTGSALPILLVFMAYQTPYLDIINLDNIATEIVRSIAGSTGVVLSVPITAYVVIAAEKIKRKKTKFEKN, encoded by the coding sequence ATGAAAAAAGTAATAATAATTGTTATAATGTTACAAATGATGTTTGCATTAGGTACTTTTGCTTTTGCAGAAATGGTTGAAAGCATGAATTCTGATAATATATATAGTGAAAAGGCATTAGTTTTAGAGGTGGAGTCTCAAGATATTCTATCTAATGACAATGAGTTTGATGATAATTTTATATATGATGAGATTCAAATAGTAACACTCAAAGTACTGACAGGTGAATATAAAGGACAAATAGTAACGGTAGAAAACTATTTGGGAGGAAATAAAGTAAGCGATATAAGAGTTGAAAAAGGTCAACGTGTTATTTTGTCATTTGATGAATTTGAGGATGGAAGTAAAAAAGCATATATAAATAGTTACGAAAGAGACAGATCAATTTATATACTTTTAGTAATATTTATATTGGCAATACTTGTAGTTGGAAAGATGCAGGGCTTGAAAACATTGATAACATTAGCAATAACAGTATTAATAGTATTTATGTTTACAATACCTATGATATTAAAAGCATACAATCCCATAATTATTTCGGTAGTTAGTTGTGTTTTTATAACAATTATAACATTATTTATTATATCGGGAATTAATGAAAAGTCGTTTTCAGCTATTATAAGCACTGCTATAAGTGTTGTCATATCAGGAGTTTTAGCATATGTTATAGGGCATTTTGCAAGACTTACTGGTATGGATATGACTGAAGGTACAATGCTTATACATTTGCCTCAAAACATTGATTTTGACTTTAGGGGATTATTGTTTGCGGGTATTATTATAGGAACACTTGGAGCTGCTATGGATATGTGCATGTCTGTAACGTCATCTATGCATGAGATTATGAGGCATAATGAAGGTATTTCCTTAAAACAACTATTTAACTCTGGCTTAAAGGTAGGGAAGGATGTTATGGGAACAATGACAAATACATTGATACTTGCTTACACAGGCTCAGCTTTGCCAATATTATTGGTGTTTATGGCATATCAAACTCCTTACTTAGATATTATCAATTTGGATAATATAGCTACAGAAATTGTGAGAAGTATTGCGGGTAGTACAGGTGTTGTATTAAGTGTTCCAATTACTGCTTATGTTGTAATTGCTGCTGAAAAAATAAAAAGAAAAAAGACGAAATTTGAAAAAAATTAG
- a CDS encoding methyl-accepting chemotaxis protein, giving the protein MANNIFKNNKEKKVKIKEFKVKEVKSMSDKSNKSTKSFAQGFRNLNVGKKLFVGFTLVLLFFAITVGASLVNIRSITNSLSDFYDGLYSVSNSCIEARNALSGIESNMLRMISTRDKPEQYITNVNDNSDTLNDAVSTIQTKFDGDENLITEFIAVLDKSESSKKTIMTLAKSNGKSAANILNADYLPQIDEASLALEKIENAVDDKINTTINESKSLFIKSILLIGAFFVGGFIIAIFAILVITRNIVKPVKQIQKVAADMAVGKLDTKIDYNSKDELGKLSNNLNKTTETLSNYINSISNVLEQIATGDMQVEFYIDYAGDFAPIQESVKKIAQELSDSLYMINESSEQVSSGAEQVASGSQVLSTGSIQQAGAIETLSSSINIISKEVKNNTENAENASKFSSEVQQEVERGYELMQKMLESMDEISDVSSQISKIVKNIDDIAFQTNILALNAAVEAARAGSAGRGFAVVANEVGVLAGKSAESAENTTTLISNTIKAIDKGTKLADETAKALNAIVKGTKQSTEYINQIVVASNEQMKSVENVVDGVEQISAVVQTNSATAEESAAASEELASQASTLKDEVGKFKLVDQATSEA; this is encoded by the coding sequence ATGGCGAACAATATTTTTAAAAATAACAAAGAAAAAAAAGTTAAAATTAAAGAGTTCAAAGTAAAAGAAGTTAAATCTATGAGTGACAAATCTAATAAAAGTACAAAATCTTTTGCACAGGGTTTCAGAAATTTAAATGTTGGTAAAAAATTATTTGTTGGATTTACATTAGTGCTATTATTTTTTGCAATTACTGTAGGAGCTTCATTGGTTAATATTAGAAGTATAACTAATTCATTAAGTGATTTTTATGATGGGTTATATTCTGTATCAAATTCGTGTATTGAAGCTAGAAATGCTCTTTCAGGTATAGAGAGTAACATGCTTAGAATGATAAGTACTAGAGATAAACCAGAACAGTACATAACAAATGTAAATGATAATTCAGATACTTTGAATGATGCTGTAAGTACAATACAAACTAAGTTTGATGGGGATGAAAATTTGATAACTGAGTTTATAGCTGTATTGGATAAGTCTGAATCATCTAAAAAAACTATAATGACATTAGCAAAAAGCAACGGAAAGAGCGCAGCTAATATACTTAATGCAGATTATTTACCGCAAATTGATGAAGCATCATTAGCACTAGAAAAAATTGAAAATGCCGTAGATGACAAAATTAACACTACAATAAATGAAAGTAAGTCATTATTTATAAAATCGATACTACTTATAGGAGCATTCTTTGTAGGTGGATTTATAATTGCTATATTTGCAATTTTAGTAATTACCAGAAATATAGTTAAACCTGTTAAGCAAATTCAAAAAGTTGCAGCAGATATGGCTGTAGGTAAGTTGGATACTAAAATAGATTATAATAGCAAAGATGAATTAGGAAAATTATCAAATAACTTAAATAAAACAACTGAAACATTGTCAAATTATATTAATAGCATTTCTAATGTGTTAGAACAAATTGCAACAGGAGATATGCAAGTCGAATTTTATATTGATTATGCAGGCGATTTTGCACCTATACAAGAATCAGTCAAAAAAATAGCTCAAGAATTAAGTGATTCGTTATATATGATAAATGAATCATCAGAACAAGTTTCAAGTGGAGCAGAGCAAGTAGCAAGTGGATCTCAAGTATTGTCGACAGGTTCAATTCAACAAGCAGGTGCTATTGAAACATTATCTTCTTCAATAAATATTATTTCAAAAGAAGTTAAAAACAATACTGAAAATGCGGAAAATGCAAGCAAATTTAGTAGTGAAGTACAACAAGAGGTTGAAAGAGGATATGAGTTAATGCAAAAAATGCTGGAATCAATGGATGAAATATCAGATGTTTCTAGTCAAATTAGTAAAATAGTTAAAAATATTGATGATATTGCTTTCCAAACAAATATACTTGCTTTAAATGCTGCCGTTGAAGCTGCAAGAGCAGGAAGCGCCGGAAGAGGTTTTGCAGTAGTAGCAAATGAAGTTGGTGTGTTAGCAGGTAAAAGTGCTGAATCAGCTGAAAATACAACAACGTTGATTAGCAATACTATAAAAGCAATTGACAAAGGTACAAAATTAGCAGATGAAACTGCAAAAGCTTTAAATGCAATAGTTAAAGGAACTAAACAGTCAACAGAATATATTAATCAAATAGTGGTAGCATCAAATGAACAAATGAAATCTGTTGAAAATGTTGTAGACGGAGTTGAGCAAATTTCTGCTGTTGTACAAACAAACTCAGCAACTGCGGAAGAAAGTGCTGCTGCAAGCGAAGAATTGGCAAGTCAAGCAAGTACTTTGAAAGATGAAGTTGGTAAGTTTAAATTAGTTGATCAAGCAACATCTGAGGCATAG
- a CDS encoding metal-dependent hydrolase: MKIQYLGHSVFIIKNDSFKCIIDPYITNNPFYTGLLDDIKGLTHIFITHGHGDHIGDCVELAKKNNALVITNAEISSYLNNKGVHTHAMHIGGRYKFDFGTVKLTVALHGSSINDNGNIIDGGNPCGFLLKIDGKTIYHAGDTGLTMDMQLLKDEKIDVAMLPIGGNYTMDIRDAVKAVEFIKPKNVIPMHYDTFDVINANPNEFKNLNKSCTTTILNYGENIEI, from the coding sequence ATGAAAATACAATATTTAGGACATTCTGTATTCATTATTAAAAACGACAGTTTCAAATGTATTATAGATCCATATATAACTAACAACCCGTTTTATACTGGACTTTTGGATGATATTAAAGGATTAACACATATATTTATAACACATGGGCATGGAGATCACATTGGGGATTGTGTAGAATTAGCAAAGAAAAACAATGCTTTAGTTATAACAAATGCAGAAATATCAAGTTATTTAAATAATAAAGGAGTTCATACACATGCTATGCATATAGGTGGAAGATATAAATTTGATTTTGGTACTGTCAAACTTACAGTAGCATTGCATGGTTCAAGTATAAATGATAACGGTAATATCATAGATGGTGGTAATCCATGTGGCTTTTTATTGAAAATAGATGGAAAAACTATTTATCATGCAGGAGATACAGGACTAACAATGGATATGCAACTTTTGAAAGATGAAAAAATCGATGTAGCGATGTTGCCAATAGGGGGTAATTATACAATGGATATTAGAGATGCTGTCAAGGCGGTTGAATTTATAAAGCCTAAAAACGTAATTCCAATGCATTATGATACATTTGATGTTATTAATGCTAACCCAAATGAATTTAAAAATCTTAATAAATCATGTACTACTACAATTTTGAATTATGGTGAAAATATTGAAATATAG